From Phragmites australis chromosome 5, lpPhrAust1.1, whole genome shotgun sequence, a single genomic window includes:
- the LOC133919401 gene encoding uncharacterized protein LOC133919401 isoform X1: MLSGHTVTLHERSGSGARLIEDVASEAGDAETEAAARVLYRASFRELMPDYLQYDTIIWALISLLLVLAWGIGLLLLLYLPYKRYVLKRDILSREFYVTGNKIVYKVTRPSYLPFLGIVKKEIKIPLHLVVDVIIEQGCLQSAYSLYTFRIESIAHGKPAPVDELQFHGVHNPDLLRKVIIREASRRIQEVPSWKTRMYSGEGPSDVPPISGFHSPSAKVKASPMHPVLDYGGRIPDNILLHKLEEVSRSVKNLESLLVGLHYDSIFYD, encoded by the exons ATGTTGAGTGGCCACACCGTGACCCTGCACGAGAGGAGCGGCTCCGGTGCGCGCTTGATCGAAGATGTCGCGTCCGAGGCAGGGGACGCGGAAACCGAGGCCGCCGCGAGAGTTCTGTACCGGGCCTCGTTTCGGGAGCTGATGCCCGACTACCTGCAGTACGACACGATCATCTGGGCGCTGATATCCCTGCTGCTTGTTCTGGCGTGGGGGATTGGTCTGCTCTTGCTTCTCTACTTGCCGTACAAGAGATACGTGCTTAAAAGGGACATCCTGTCCCGCGAATTCTATGTCACCGGAAATAAGATAGTGTACAAG GTGACTAGACCTTCGTACTTGCCGTTCCTGGGGATAGTCAAGAAAGAGATTAAAATACCGCTTCATTTGGTTGTTGATGTTATAATAGAGCAAG GCTGTCTGCAATCTGCTTACAGCTTGTACACATTTAGAATAGAAAGCATAGCCCATGGGAAACCTGCTCCAGTGGATGAACTTCAATTTCATGGTGTCCATAATCCAGATCTTCTGAGAAAG GTTATAATCAGAGAAGCTTCCAGGAGAATCCAAGAAGTCCCAAGTTGGAAAACTAGAATGTACTCTGGGGAAGGCCCTTCTGATGTCCCACCAATTAGTGGATTTCACTCTCCTAGTGCAAAG GTCAAAGCTTCCCCAATGCATCCTGTCCTTGATTATGGGGGTAGAATTCCTGACAATATATTGCTCCATAAGCTTGAAGAAGTTAGTCGATCAGTGAAG AATCTTGAGTCTCTCCTCGTAGGATTAC ATTATGATTCCATCTTCTATGATTAA
- the LOC133919401 gene encoding uncharacterized protein LOC133919401 isoform X3 codes for MLSGHTVTLHERSGSGARLIEDVASEAGDAETEAAARVLYRASFRELMPDYLQYDTIIWALISLLLVLAWGIGLLLLLYLPYKRYVLKRDILSREFYVTGNKIVYKVTRPSYLPFLGIVKKEIKIPLHLVVDVIIEQGCLQSAYSLYTFRIESIAHGKPAPVDELQFHGVHNPDLLRKVIIREASRRIQEVPSWKTRMYSGEGPSDVPPISGFHSPSAKDGIPTCRSKLPQCILSLIMGVEFLTIYCSISLKKLVDQ; via the exons ATGTTGAGTGGCCACACCGTGACCCTGCACGAGAGGAGCGGCTCCGGTGCGCGCTTGATCGAAGATGTCGCGTCCGAGGCAGGGGACGCGGAAACCGAGGCCGCCGCGAGAGTTCTGTACCGGGCCTCGTTTCGGGAGCTGATGCCCGACTACCTGCAGTACGACACGATCATCTGGGCGCTGATATCCCTGCTGCTTGTTCTGGCGTGGGGGATTGGTCTGCTCTTGCTTCTCTACTTGCCGTACAAGAGATACGTGCTTAAAAGGGACATCCTGTCCCGCGAATTCTATGTCACCGGAAATAAGATAGTGTACAAG GTGACTAGACCTTCGTACTTGCCGTTCCTGGGGATAGTCAAGAAAGAGATTAAAATACCGCTTCATTTGGTTGTTGATGTTATAATAGAGCAAG GCTGTCTGCAATCTGCTTACAGCTTGTACACATTTAGAATAGAAAGCATAGCCCATGGGAAACCTGCTCCAGTGGATGAACTTCAATTTCATGGTGTCCATAATCCAGATCTTCTGAGAAAG GTTATAATCAGAGAAGCTTCCAGGAGAATCCAAGAAGTCCCAAGTTGGAAAACTAGAATGTACTCTGGGGAAGGCCCTTCTGATGTCCCACCAATTAGTGGATTTCACTCTCCTAGTGCAAAG GATGGAATCCCTACGTGTAGGTCAAAGCTTCCCCAATGCATCCTGTCCTTGATTATGGGGGTAGAATTCCTGACAATATATTGCTCCATAAGCTTGAAGAAGTTAGTCGATCAGTGA
- the LOC133919401 gene encoding uncharacterized protein LOC133919401 isoform X2, with protein MLSGHTVTLHERSGSGARLIEDVASEAGDAETEAAARVLYRASFRELMPDYLQYDTIIWALISLLLVLAWGIGLLLLLYLPYKRYVLKRDILSREFYVTGNKIVYKVTRPSYLPFLGIVKKEIKIPLHLVVDVIIEQGCLQSAYSLYTFRIESIAHGKPAPVDELQFHGVHNPDLLRKVIIREASRRIQEVPSWKTRMYSGEGPSDVPPISGFHSPSAKVKASPMHPVLDYGGRIPDNILLHKLEEVSRSVKNLESLLVGLHSGE; from the exons ATGTTGAGTGGCCACACCGTGACCCTGCACGAGAGGAGCGGCTCCGGTGCGCGCTTGATCGAAGATGTCGCGTCCGAGGCAGGGGACGCGGAAACCGAGGCCGCCGCGAGAGTTCTGTACCGGGCCTCGTTTCGGGAGCTGATGCCCGACTACCTGCAGTACGACACGATCATCTGGGCGCTGATATCCCTGCTGCTTGTTCTGGCGTGGGGGATTGGTCTGCTCTTGCTTCTCTACTTGCCGTACAAGAGATACGTGCTTAAAAGGGACATCCTGTCCCGCGAATTCTATGTCACCGGAAATAAGATAGTGTACAAG GTGACTAGACCTTCGTACTTGCCGTTCCTGGGGATAGTCAAGAAAGAGATTAAAATACCGCTTCATTTGGTTGTTGATGTTATAATAGAGCAAG GCTGTCTGCAATCTGCTTACAGCTTGTACACATTTAGAATAGAAAGCATAGCCCATGGGAAACCTGCTCCAGTGGATGAACTTCAATTTCATGGTGTCCATAATCCAGATCTTCTGAGAAAG GTTATAATCAGAGAAGCTTCCAGGAGAATCCAAGAAGTCCCAAGTTGGAAAACTAGAATGTACTCTGGGGAAGGCCCTTCTGATGTCCCACCAATTAGTGGATTTCACTCTCCTAGTGCAAAG GTCAAAGCTTCCCCAATGCATCCTGTCCTTGATTATGGGGGTAGAATTCCTGACAATATATTGCTCCATAAGCTTGAAGAAGTTAGTCGATCAGTGAAG AATCTTGAGTCTCTCCTCGTAGGATTACATTCAGGAGAATGA